In Maridesulfovibrio sp., a single genomic region encodes these proteins:
- a CDS encoding DUF2065 domain-containing protein, with protein MHIDWSFLLSALGLAFIIEGIPYFVFSERMPRILISIIERGPRQLRILGLIAMIFGLLLISFGQSLSDL; from the coding sequence ATGCATATCGACTGGTCCTTTCTTCTTTCAGCCCTAGGTCTGGCCTTCATTATCGAAGGGATTCCCTACTTCGTGTTTTCTGAGCGCATGCCCAGAATCCTGATCTCAATTATAGAAAGAGGACCGAGGCAGTTGCGCATTCTCGGACTGATAGCAATGATTTTCGGGCTGCTTCTCATATCTTTCGGCCAATCTCTTTCAGACCTGTGA
- a CDS encoding ubiquinone/menaquinone biosynthesis methyltransferase, which translates to MADSSHQEHGRKVAAMFGRIAGWYDFLNHFLSAGQDIYWRYRLVKLVRPRKDGLVLDLAAGTLDVSVELIRQHPELKVLAMDFAFPMLACGKNKKLTGKHAARGGHIAPVQADGKKLPLPDCCLDGATIAFGIRNILPREDAYSEILRTLKPGARFCILEFGSGSKRIWKGVYNFYLNRVLPLLGKVVSGDSGAYSYLADTIRAFPEERALGEELRRAGFDRVMFIPLLSGIVYIHVAEKS; encoded by the coding sequence ATGGCCGATTCATCCCATCAGGAACATGGCAGAAAGGTTGCCGCCATGTTCGGCCGCATTGCCGGCTGGTACGATTTTCTGAACCATTTTCTGAGTGCCGGGCAGGATATTTACTGGCGCTACAGACTTGTGAAACTGGTTCGCCCCCGCAAAGACGGGCTGGTCCTCGACCTTGCTGCCGGAACTCTTGATGTGTCTGTAGAACTGATTCGACAGCATCCGGAACTTAAGGTCCTGGCAATGGACTTCGCTTTTCCCATGCTCGCGTGCGGCAAGAACAAGAAGCTTACCGGAAAGCATGCCGCCAGAGGCGGTCACATTGCTCCCGTGCAGGCCGACGGCAAAAAACTGCCGCTGCCGGACTGCTGCCTTGACGGCGCCACCATTGCTTTCGGCATCCGCAACATACTGCCCCGTGAAGATGCCTACAGCGAGATCCTGCGGACGCTTAAACCGGGTGCCAGATTCTGTATCCTTGAGTTCGGTTCCGGCAGTAAGCGCATCTGGAAGGGTGTATACAATTTTTATTTGAACAGGGTCCTTCCGCTGCTTGGGAAGGTTGTGTCCGGAGATTCCGGAGCGTATTCGTATCTGGCGGACACCATACGGGCTTTTCCTGAAGAGAGAGCTCTTGGTGAAGAATTACGCCGGGCAGGGTTTGACCGGGTCATGTTCATCCCGTTGTTGTCCGGGATTGTCTATATCCATGTGGCTGAGAAGAGCTAG
- a CDS encoding cytochrome c3 family protein has product MKKTLLVCLMAAALVCVFALPSLYAVDAPGDMVLKAPAGIDSKKAPVAFSHKGHAAIECTKCHHTWDGKSEVKKCDSEKCHVKPGKKDKTSFYNAFHKTDRSCMGCHKAMKKAGSKTGPTSCTKCHPKK; this is encoded by the coding sequence ATGAAAAAGACCCTGCTTGTTTGTCTCATGGCAGCTGCTCTGGTATGCGTATTCGCTCTTCCCAGCCTGTACGCTGTTGACGCTCCCGGTGACATGGTTCTGAAAGCTCCTGCTGGCATTGACAGCAAAAAAGCTCCTGTTGCCTTTTCTCACAAAGGACATGCCGCCATTGAATGCACCAAGTGTCACCACACTTGGGACGGAAAAAGCGAAGTGAAGAAATGTGATTCTGAAAAGTGTCACGTTAAGCCCGGTAAGAAAGATAAAACTTCTTTCTACAACGCTTTCCACAAGACTGACCGCAGCTGCATGGGTTGCCACAAGGCAATGAAGAAAGCCGGCTCAAAGACCGGTCCTACCAGCTGTACCAAGTGTCACCCCAAAAAATAA
- the cobJ gene encoding precorrin-3B C(17)-methyltransferase, translating to MRSGGNENGGCNGVAGSQNQKCAGDGGRCAGRIRVIGLGPGDECLLAPLAAEAIAGADAVVGYTAYVRLIPEELLEGKEVLSTGMTAEVERCRRAVDEAVSGRDVVVVCSGDPGIYAMSGLVLEILEADRLIDKVRFEVVPGIPAFAAASALLGAPLMHDFASVSLSDLLTPWEKIEKRLEAASGADFVIAIYNPRSKKRAGHLAEAVAIVRRHRRGDTPVGIVNRAYREGQRVAVCTLDTLNEDDVDMQTVLIIGNSSTRKTGDFMLTPRGYAEKYNL from the coding sequence ATGCGAAGCGGCGGCAATGAAAACGGCGGGTGCAACGGAGTTGCTGGTTCCCAAAACCAAAAGTGCGCGGGTGACGGTGGCCGTTGCGCTGGCCGTATCAGGGTAATCGGACTGGGACCGGGTGACGAGTGCCTGCTGGCGCCACTTGCGGCGGAAGCTATCGCCGGGGCTGACGCGGTTGTAGGCTACACGGCTTATGTCCGGTTGATTCCCGAGGAACTGCTTGAAGGTAAAGAGGTTCTTTCCACCGGTATGACGGCAGAGGTCGAACGCTGCCGCAGGGCGGTTGACGAAGCTGTTTCCGGACGTGATGTAGTGGTTGTCTGCAGCGGAGATCCCGGAATTTATGCCATGTCCGGGCTTGTTCTGGAGATTCTTGAAGCAGACAGGCTTATCGATAAAGTCCGGTTTGAAGTTGTACCGGGCATACCCGCATTCGCCGCTGCGTCGGCCTTGCTGGGCGCTCCGCTTATGCACGACTTCGCTTCGGTGAGTCTGAGCGATTTGCTCACTCCGTGGGAAAAGATAGAAAAGCGTCTTGAAGCCGCGTCCGGAGCTGATTTTGTTATTGCCATATATAACCCCCGCTCAAAAAAAAGGGCCGGGCATCTTGCCGAGGCAGTCGCTATTGTCCGGCGGCACCGCAGGGGAGATACTCCTGTCGGAATAGTCAACAGAGCGTACAGGGAAGGGCAGCGGGTTGCGGTATGCACTCTCGATACACTGAATGAGGATGATGTGGATATGCAAACTGTCCTGATAATTGGCAATTCATCAACCCGAAAAACAGGCGACTTCATGCTGACCCCGAGGGGGTACGCAGAGAAGTATAATCTTTGA
- a CDS encoding cobalt-precorrin 5A hydrolase, translating into MDTAVYALTATGAVQARELASGIGAQCFVLERYAAGQDVPFRSLGDLVAGTFSAYRAHVFVAATGIVVRVIAPLLRSKAADPAVVVVDQNGRFAISLVSGHLGGANELARLVGEKIGATPVITTATDCAGTVSIDLLAVDNGLAITDTGPIRHVNAALLDGERVALCDPGGFLDLSGVEDRFYNVEDIAELGEKRCGVLVDWHAHSLPDTVLALYPRCLSVGVGCRRGTPSAEILELVGKVFAENGIARESVFCMSSIEAKADEPGLIEAAGSLGLELKFYSAEELGEITVANPSGMVMKHMGVNGVCEAAAMKTAGATELLVPKTKSARVTVAVALAVSG; encoded by the coding sequence ATGGATACAGCCGTTTATGCTCTGACTGCGACCGGGGCCGTGCAGGCGAGAGAGCTTGCCTCCGGGATCGGGGCGCAATGTTTTGTGCTGGAGCGGTATGCTGCCGGGCAAGATGTTCCGTTCCGGTCACTTGGGGATTTGGTCGCCGGGACTTTTTCCGCTTACCGGGCGCACGTTTTTGTTGCGGCAACCGGTATTGTCGTGCGGGTCATAGCTCCTTTGCTGAGGAGCAAGGCTGCCGATCCTGCGGTTGTTGTGGTCGATCAGAACGGACGGTTTGCGATAAGCCTTGTTTCCGGTCACCTCGGCGGGGCCAACGAACTGGCCCGGCTGGTCGGGGAGAAGATCGGGGCAACTCCGGTGATAACCACAGCTACCGATTGCGCCGGGACGGTATCCATTGATCTGCTGGCTGTTGACAACGGTCTGGCCATAACCGATACCGGCCCGATCAGGCACGTAAACGCCGCGCTGCTGGACGGAGAACGTGTAGCGCTCTGCGATCCGGGAGGATTTCTTGACCTGTCCGGTGTTGAGGACCGCTTTTACAATGTAGAGGACATTGCGGAACTTGGTGAAAAGCGTTGCGGAGTGCTGGTGGACTGGCATGCGCACAGCCTGCCGGACACCGTGCTTGCCCTGTATCCCCGCTGTCTGTCTGTGGGGGTGGGCTGCAGAAGGGGGACTCCTTCTGCTGAAATTCTGGAACTGGTAGGCAAGGTCTTTGCTGAAAACGGCATTGCGCGTGAATCCGTGTTTTGCATGAGTTCCATAGAAGCTAAAGCGGACGAACCGGGACTGATCGAAGCTGCCGGTTCTCTGGGGCTGGAATTGAAATTTTACAGTGCTGAGGAACTTGGAGAAATAACTGTCGCCAACCCTTCGGGGATGGTAATGAAACATATGGGAGTAAACGGAGTATGCGAAGCGGCGGCAATGAAAACGGCGGGTGCAACGGAGTTGCTGGTTCCCAAAACCAAAAGTGCGCGGGTGACGGTGGCCGTTGCGCTGGCCGTATCAGGGTAA
- the hemL gene encoding glutamate-1-semialdehyde 2,1-aminomutase, translated as MTSSSELFAKAQELLPGGVNSPVRACKSVGCDPLFIEKAAGSRMWSVDGQELIDYVMSWGPMMLGHGYADITEAAHRAVDLGASYGAPCPGEVVLAEEIIDMVPSIEMVRMVNSGTEATMSALRLARGVTGRDKVLKFEGCYHGHSDCFLASAGSGLATFSIPGTPGVPEGTVKDTLLAPYNDLEAVKAVFEKEGKNIAAVIVEPVAGNMGLVLPAEGFLQGLRDLCDEFGTLLIFDEVIAGFRVASGGAGARFGIEADLTTLGKIIGGGFPVGCYGGKKKYMSRISPCGDVYQAGTLSGNPVAMAAGIATLRALKKQDYDGLEARTLKLAKDMKAALESNGFKVTLNHIASIFTLFFTDQPVTDFESAKTGDAEIYSAFYRHMRENGINLAPSSFECTFTSFAHSEADYEATLEAVRSFKG; from the coding sequence ATGACTTCATCATCAGAGCTTTTCGCAAAGGCGCAGGAACTGCTGCCCGGCGGCGTTAACAGCCCGGTCAGGGCCTGCAAATCGGTCGGGTGCGACCCGCTTTTCATAGAGAAGGCTGCAGGCAGCCGCATGTGGTCCGTGGATGGGCAGGAACTTATCGATTATGTAATGAGTTGGGGACCGATGATGCTCGGTCACGGCTACGCGGACATCACGGAAGCAGCCCACAGGGCTGTCGACCTCGGTGCCAGCTACGGTGCACCCTGCCCAGGCGAGGTAGTTCTCGCTGAGGAAATCATCGACATGGTTCCATCCATAGAGATGGTCCGTATGGTCAATTCCGGCACCGAAGCCACCATGAGCGCACTCAGACTCGCCCGCGGCGTTACCGGCCGTGACAAGGTCCTCAAGTTCGAGGGCTGCTATCACGGACACAGTGACTGCTTTCTCGCCAGCGCCGGTTCCGGTCTGGCCACCTTTTCCATTCCCGGAACGCCCGGTGTGCCAGAAGGTACGGTCAAGGATACCCTGCTTGCTCCCTACAACGATCTGGAAGCGGTGAAAGCCGTTTTTGAAAAGGAAGGCAAAAACATTGCCGCTGTAATCGTAGAACCCGTGGCCGGAAACATGGGTCTTGTGCTGCCTGCTGAAGGTTTTCTGCAAGGTTTGCGCGACCTTTGCGACGAATTCGGGACCCTGCTCATTTTCGATGAGGTTATCGCCGGTTTCAGAGTCGCTTCCGGAGGAGCAGGTGCTCGTTTCGGCATAGAAGCCGATTTGACCACTCTGGGCAAGATCATCGGCGGCGGTTTTCCTGTAGGCTGCTACGGTGGCAAAAAGAAATACATGAGCCGCATTTCTCCTTGCGGTGATGTCTATCAGGCCGGGACTCTTTCCGGCAACCCTGTGGCCATGGCCGCCGGAATAGCCACCCTGAGGGCGCTTAAGAAGCAGGATTACGATGGACTGGAAGCCCGCACCCTCAAGCTTGCCAAGGACATGAAGGCCGCGCTTGAAAGCAACGGATTCAAGGTGACCCTGAACCACATTGCGTCCATCTTCACCCTGTTCTTTACCGATCAGCCGGTAACCGATTTCGAATCCGCCAAGACCGGCGATGCCGAAATCTATTCCGCTTTCTACCGCCACATGCGCGAAAACGGGATCAACCTTGCCCCCTCCAGCTTTGAATGCACCTTCACATCCTTCGCTCACAGCGAAGCTGATTACGAAGCCACACTGGAAGCTGTCAGGAGCTTCAAGGGCTAG
- a CDS encoding Lrp/AsnC family transcriptional regulator, whose translation MAKQFTELEQDILALAGANLSDSATPYADIAEQVGCSEEAVLELLSRLKEDRIIRRFGATLRHQKAGYGANAMVAWRVEEDQEPEKIGEIMASRPEISHCYLRRTYEDWPYNLYTMIHGKGPDDCKKVVGELIEQTGIKDHCILRSLKELKKTSMVYFEKK comes from the coding sequence ATGGCGAAACAATTCACCGAACTTGAACAGGATATTCTGGCCCTGGCGGGAGCAAATCTGTCCGACAGCGCCACTCCTTACGCAGATATTGCAGAGCAGGTAGGTTGCTCGGAAGAAGCTGTGCTTGAACTTTTGAGCCGCCTGAAAGAAGACCGGATAATCCGCCGCTTCGGGGCCACTCTCCGGCACCAGAAGGCCGGTTACGGAGCCAACGCCATGGTGGCCTGGCGTGTGGAAGAAGATCAGGAGCCCGAAAAGATCGGTGAGATCATGGCTTCAAGGCCGGAAATAAGCCATTGCTACCTGCGGCGGACTTATGAAGACTGGCCGTACAACCTCTATACAATGATTCACGGCAAGGGACCTGACGACTGCAAGAAAGTTGTCGGAGAACTTATCGAACAGACAGGCATAAAGGACCACTGCATTCTTCGCAGTCTCAAGGAACTTAAGAAGACTTCCATGGTCTATTTTGAAAAGAAGTAG
- a CDS encoding NAD(P)H-dependent glycerol-3-phosphate dehydrogenase yields the protein MKVAVIGAGAWGTTLANTLAKKGLDTHLWVREQALCDEMRETGYNSVFLPDFKLCENLKCDSRPEIVLSGAKYIILVVPSQFLRDALGNLKPYFPHNPAVICASKGIELNTGAPMSEVVAQSLDGLEPRYGHISGPTFAYELSAELPTSIVLGCEDDKLAREVQELFSTHYLRVYTNRDYRGVELGGAIKNIMAIAAGMADGLKFGHNARAALITRGLAEMSRLGVAMGAKSSTFMGLSGMGDLVLTCTGDLSRNRQVGLKLGQGMKLSEILQMRMVAEGVKTTESVHFLARKLGVELPITEQVYKILYEDKDPALAVRDLMERDLTCE from the coding sequence ATGAAAGTAGCAGTTATCGGAGCCGGGGCCTGGGGAACCACCCTGGCCAATACCCTGGCCAAAAAGGGGCTGGACACTCATCTGTGGGTCAGGGAACAGGCTCTGTGCGATGAAATGAGGGAGACCGGATACAACAGCGTGTTTCTCCCTGATTTCAAGCTTTGTGAAAACCTGAAGTGTGACAGCAGGCCGGAAATTGTTCTTTCCGGGGCAAAATATATCATTCTGGTTGTTCCCAGCCAGTTTCTGCGCGATGCGCTTGGAAATCTCAAACCGTATTTTCCGCACAATCCCGCTGTTATCTGCGCCAGCAAGGGGATAGAACTGAACACCGGCGCTCCCATGTCCGAAGTGGTAGCCCAGTCGCTGGATGGTCTGGAACCCAGATACGGACATATTTCCGGTCCGACATTCGCTTACGAATTGAGCGCGGAACTTCCTACTTCCATAGTGCTCGGCTGTGAGGACGACAAACTTGCCAGAGAAGTGCAGGAGCTTTTTTCAACACATTATCTGCGGGTTTATACGAACAGGGATTACCGGGGAGTGGAACTTGGTGGGGCCATAAAGAATATTATGGCCATAGCCGCAGGCATGGCGGACGGGCTCAAGTTCGGACACAACGCCCGTGCCGCGCTCATAACCAGAGGTCTGGCCGAGATGAGCCGACTCGGAGTTGCCATGGGAGCGAAGTCTTCCACCTTCATGGGGCTTTCGGGCATGGGTGATCTCGTGCTGACCTGCACAGGGGATCTTTCCCGTAACCGGCAGGTTGGTCTCAAGCTCGGACAGGGGATGAAGCTGAGCGAAATTTTACAGATGCGCATGGTTGCGGAAGGTGTTAAGACAACCGAATCGGTGCATTTTCTGGCCCGCAAACTGGGGGTAGAACTGCCCATAACCGAGCAGGTCTATAAAATCCTTTACGAGGACAAGGACCCGGCACTGGCCGTGCGGGACCTCATGGAGCGTGATCTGACCTGCGAATAA
- a CDS encoding chemotaxis protein, translating into MLENEILLDAGTNEFEIIEFYIDEVDGEVDDRDYFGINVAKVLEVVEAPDGLEAAEGAPHPSYLGTMSLRDMILPVIDLSVWLGIRRKPSEFELIVVTEINNTVTGFLVSGVTQIHRIGWADLKTPNKFIADMDSNCITGTVELEDRFVLMIDLERILGELDPEMAERSDGSVYSAPEKYTAVLVDDSVSVRALLNKNFEAANFDVHLFKNGLEAWEGLQGMNREAREQGRTIADVVDIIVSDIEMPQMDGYTLTKNVKEHADLSALPVILFSSLITKGLYHKGEAVKADDQITKPEFNELTGRAITLIERYRQKNKS; encoded by the coding sequence ATGCTGGAAAATGAAATATTACTTGATGCCGGGACAAATGAGTTTGAAATAATTGAATTTTATATTGATGAAGTTGACGGCGAAGTTGATGATCGCGACTATTTCGGTATAAACGTGGCAAAGGTGCTGGAAGTTGTGGAAGCTCCCGACGGTCTGGAAGCTGCCGAAGGCGCCCCGCATCCCAGTTATCTGGGGACAATGTCTCTGCGGGACATGATTCTGCCGGTGATCGATCTTTCCGTCTGGCTGGGAATCAGGCGCAAGCCTTCGGAGTTCGAGCTGATCGTGGTCACGGAAATCAACAACACAGTGACCGGTTTTCTGGTTTCCGGGGTCACCCAGATTCATCGCATCGGCTGGGCAGACCTGAAAACCCCCAACAAGTTCATAGCCGATATGGATTCCAACTGCATCACCGGTACGGTGGAGCTTGAGGACCGTTTCGTGCTCATGATCGATCTTGAGCGCATTCTCGGCGAGCTTGATCCGGAAATGGCCGAGAGAAGTGACGGCAGCGTCTATTCTGCACCGGAAAAATATACTGCCGTACTTGTAGATGATTCCGTTTCGGTGCGGGCGCTGCTTAACAAGAATTTCGAAGCCGCTAATTTCGATGTGCACCTGTTCAAAAACGGACTGGAAGCATGGGAAGGGCTTCAGGGTATGAACCGGGAGGCCCGGGAGCAGGGACGTACTATCGCCGATGTGGTTGACATTATCGTTTCGGACATTGAAATGCCCCAGATGGACGGTTATACGCTGACCAAGAATGTGAAGGAACATGCCGATCTTTCGGCCCTGCCGGTGATCCTTTTTTCCTCGCTTATCACCAAGGGGCTTTATCATAAGGGCGAAGCCGTAAAGGCCGACGATCAGATCACGAAACCGGAATTCAATGAACTGACCGGGCGGGCCATCACTCTGATTGAGAGGTACAGGCAGAAGAACAAGTCCTGA
- a CDS encoding long-chain fatty acid--CoA ligase — MEISRPWLKHYDADVSETVDFVFRPLFEYLDMTAEKWPKRKAIEFQNWSITYAKLRQTVEVMAANLRKHGLEPGERVAMMLPNTPQTIMTYWAILKAGGVVTMTNPLYMETEIVHQLNDSGAKMMVTVDLLWPKLEKLRDRLPVRKYFVTRISDTLAFPLNILYNIKCLRDRNTPKIPYNDSSVFHWKTLRAGKDTYSAQNIRPEDTAMLQYTGGTTGLSKGCNLTHANLSANVQQCHAMLNMLGRDKEIVLGILPYFHIYGLTVCLNFPTLLGATMVPFPRYVPLDVLKTMHKLKPTLFPGAPALYISLLQQKELDKYDVASVKYCLSGSSPMPVEGIRQFKEVFGATIVEGFGLTEASPVTHLNPLNGTKKPGSIGMPLPSTDAAIVDMEVGSLPLPPGKMGELIIRGPQVMKGYYNKPDETAGTLRNGWLYTGDIAYMDEDGYFYIVDRKKDMIISSGYNIYPREVDEVLYKHPKIREAVTVGLPHKTRGEIIKVYIVLKDGESMDRTEIIAYCREKLAGYKVPRQVEFRSELPKTMVGKVLRRALREEEAAKKKGNAC; from the coding sequence GTGGAAATCAGTCGCCCGTGGCTCAAGCATTATGATGCCGATGTATCGGAAACCGTGGATTTTGTTTTTCGCCCCCTGTTTGAATATCTGGATATGACCGCAGAAAAATGGCCCAAGAGAAAGGCCATAGAATTTCAGAACTGGTCCATTACCTACGCAAAACTGCGCCAGACCGTGGAAGTAATGGCCGCAAATCTGCGCAAGCACGGGCTGGAGCCCGGGGAAAGGGTGGCAATGATGCTTCCCAACACCCCGCAGACCATTATGACCTACTGGGCCATTTTAAAAGCGGGGGGCGTAGTGACCATGACCAACCCCCTGTACATGGAAACGGAGATTGTCCACCAGTTGAACGACTCCGGGGCCAAGATGATGGTCACAGTAGACCTGCTCTGGCCCAAGCTGGAAAAACTGCGCGACAGACTGCCGGTGCGTAAATACTTTGTGACCAGAATTTCGGACACCCTCGCCTTTCCTCTAAACATTCTCTACAATATCAAATGCCTGCGAGACAGAAACACCCCAAAAATCCCGTATAACGATTCCTCGGTTTTTCACTGGAAAACCCTGCGTGCGGGCAAGGATACATACAGCGCGCAGAACATCCGCCCGGAAGACACCGCCATGCTGCAGTACACAGGAGGAACAACAGGCCTCTCCAAGGGCTGCAACCTCACTCATGCCAACCTGAGCGCCAATGTCCAGCAGTGCCATGCAATGCTCAACATGCTGGGCAGGGATAAGGAAATAGTTCTCGGAATCCTGCCTTACTTCCATATTTACGGGCTGACCGTCTGTCTGAACTTTCCGACTCTACTCGGCGCCACCATGGTCCCTTTTCCCAGATATGTGCCGCTTGACGTGCTCAAGACCATGCACAAGCTGAAGCCTACGCTTTTTCCAGGAGCACCTGCCCTGTACATTTCCCTGCTGCAACAGAAGGAACTGGATAAATATGATGTTGCCTCGGTGAAATACTGTCTGTCGGGGTCATCTCCCATGCCGGTGGAAGGGATCAGGCAGTTCAAGGAAGTGTTCGGAGCAACCATCGTGGAAGGTTTCGGGTTGACCGAAGCCTCACCCGTAACGCATCTGAACCCGCTTAACGGGACAAAGAAACCGGGCTCCATCGGCATGCCCCTGCCTTCCACAGACGCCGCGATAGTGGACATGGAAGTCGGAAGCCTGCCCCTGCCCCCCGGAAAGATGGGGGAACTCATCATCCGCGGCCCGCAGGTCATGAAAGGCTACTACAACAAACCGGACGAAACAGCCGGCACACTGCGCAACGGCTGGCTGTACACCGGCGATATCGCCTACATGGACGAAGACGGATATTTTTACATAGTTGACCGCAAAAAGGATATGATCATATCCAGCGGCTACAACATCTATCCGCGTGAAGTGGATGAAGTGCTCTACAAGCACCCCAAAATCAGGGAGGCGGTGACTGTCGGTCTGCCCCACAAAACCCGCGGGGAAATCATCAAGGTCTACATTGTACTTAAAGACGGCGAATCCATGGACCGCACAGAAATAATAGCCTACTGCCGTGAAAAGCTGGCCGGATACAAGGTGCCCCGTCAGGTTGAATTCCGCTCTGAGCTGCCTAAAACCATGGTGGGTAAAGTACTGCGCCGGGCATTGCGCGAAGAGGAAGCGGCCAAGAAAAAGGGAAATGCCTGCTGA
- the dxs gene encoding 1-deoxy-D-xylulose-5-phosphate synthase, whose product MNNNDFSCGCGKYPLLQKIKNPAQVKELTAEEQVLLANELRQCIINTVSKGGGHLAPSLGVVELTIALFKSFDFDRDRLVWDVGHQAYAHKILTGRYEKFHTLRHKEGISGFPRMSESPYDHFGVGHSSTSISAALGMAVASDLDGDGRNCVAVIGDGSMTAGQAFEGLNQAGGMNRKMVVVLNDNEMSISTNVGALSAFLSRKLSHPIINRFKKDFESLLKQIPKIGDDLALYAKRGEDSFKSFFTPGMLFESLDFTYLGPINGHNIADLVDVFEQVKKIDSPVLVHVLTTKGKGYAPAEDNPTYFHGVGSFEPETGRAKKFKGGLPSYTEVFGKTLCKLAAKDEKIIAITAAMPEGTGTNSFREQFPDRFVDVGICEQHAVTFAAGLATMGYKPAVAIYSTFLQRSYDQVVHDVCLQNLNVNFFLDRGGLVGADGATHHGVFDMSYLRHIPHLVFMAPKDESELARMVATAIDFNGPAAVRYPRGVGIGAVLEENPSILEIGEGELLRDGFDGAIIAIGSRVWPAVEAVEELDEEHGKAVAVFNARFIKPLPEKQILDLASRFKKILIVEENAKAGGFSSAVLEVLADNDALAGLTVKRLGIPDEFIEHGTQQELRTEIGLDTAGMKKAMLELLGEDQ is encoded by the coding sequence ATGAACAATAATGATTTTTCGTGCGGATGTGGGAAGTATCCGCTTCTACAAAAAATAAAGAATCCGGCACAGGTAAAGGAGCTTACCGCTGAGGAGCAGGTTCTTCTCGCAAACGAGCTTCGCCAGTGCATTATTAATACGGTTTCCAAGGGGGGAGGGCATCTTGCCCCGTCCCTCGGAGTGGTCGAGCTTACTATTGCCCTGTTCAAGTCTTTTGACTTCGACAGGGATAGACTGGTCTGGGATGTGGGACATCAGGCTTATGCTCACAAGATTCTTACCGGGCGTTATGAAAAGTTCCATACCCTGCGTCATAAGGAAGGAATCAGCGGGTTTCCGCGCATGAGTGAAAGCCCTTACGATCATTTCGGGGTAGGCCATTCCAGCACATCCATTTCCGCCGCACTGGGGATGGCCGTTGCCAGCGATCTGGACGGTGACGGACGCAATTGTGTTGCGGTTATCGGTGACGGATCGATGACGGCCGGTCAGGCCTTCGAAGGCCTCAACCAGGCCGGCGGCATGAACCGCAAGATGGTCGTGGTGCTGAACGACAATGAAATGTCCATTTCCACAAACGTGGGAGCTCTTTCGGCATTTCTGAGCCGTAAACTTTCACATCCGATCATCAACCGGTTCAAGAAGGACTTCGAGTCCCTGCTGAAGCAGATTCCCAAGATCGGAGATGATCTGGCCCTTTATGCCAAACGCGGTGAAGATTCCTTCAAAAGCTTTTTCACACCGGGCATGCTTTTCGAGTCACTGGACTTCACCTATCTCGGCCCCATTAACGGGCACAATATTGCCGATCTGGTCGATGTTTTCGAACAGGTCAAGAAGATTGATTCTCCGGTACTGGTTCATGTTTTGACCACCAAGGGAAAAGGGTATGCTCCTGCCGAGGATAACCCGACTTATTTTCACGGGGTCGGCAGTTTTGAACCGGAAACAGGCCGTGCCAAGAAATTCAAGGGCGGGCTTCCTTCCTACACTGAAGTCTTTGGCAAAACTCTGTGCAAGCTTGCCGCAAAGGATGAAAAGATAATCGCCATAACTGCGGCCATGCCGGAAGGCACTGGAACCAACTCCTTCCGTGAGCAGTTCCCGGACCGTTTCGTGGATGTGGGTATCTGTGAGCAGCATGCGGTAACATTTGCTGCCGGACTTGCCACCATGGGCTACAAGCCTGCCGTGGCAATCTATTCCACATTTCTGCAGCGTTCTTACGATCAGGTGGTCCATGATGTCTGCCTGCAGAATCTGAATGTTAATTTTTTCCTTGATCGCGGAGGACTGGTAGGAGCTGACGGCGCCACCCATCACGGTGTCTTCGATATGTCCTATCTGCGCCATATTCCCCATCTCGTTTTTATGGCCCCCAAGGATGAATCCGAGCTGGCCAGAATGGTGGCAACAGCCATCGACTTCAACGGTCCGGCCGCAGTGCGTTACCCACGCGGTGTCGGGATCGGTGCCGTACTTGAGGAGAATCCCAGTATTCTTGAGATTGGCGAGGGTGAATTGCTGCGGGACGGTTTTGACGGAGCCATAATTGCAATCGGTTCCAGAGTCTGGCCTGCCGTTGAAGCAGTGGAAGAACTGGATGAAGAGCACGGGAAGGCCGTTGCGGTTTTCAATGCGCGGTTCATCAAACCCCTGCCCGAGAAACAGATTCTTGACCTGGCCTCACGTTTCAAGAAGATTCTTATTGTCGAGGAAAATGCCAAGGCCGGTGGGTTCAGCTCCGCCGTGCTTGAAGTCCTTGCCGACAACGATGCCCTGGCCGGACTTACGGTCAAGCGGCTGGGTATTCCGGACGAGTTTATAGAACATGGAACCCAGCAGGAGCTCCGCACCGAGATCGGGCTGGATACTGCCGGAATGAAAAAGGCTATGCTTGAGTTGCTAGGGGAAGATCAATAA